In Bacteroidota bacterium, the genomic window CCCAGGTCGTCGACTGGTAAGATCCGTGGCGTTACAGAAAGCTGTCTTGGTGCTTAGACGCTATAGAGCATTAATTTGTATTCTTTTCTACGGGTGTAGGTCTTTTTTTCTTGTTAACGAAAGCTTATCACAGTGAGAAACACCTGAAAGCTAGATAAAAGCTGTAACCCTTCTGATTTCTCTCTCGTTTTGTTGCTACACGGGTGTGCTACTTGAGGCAAGAAGTACCGCCACCTTCTTTCACCAATACCTAGTAGACAGCGAGTACGCAATGAACCATTCAACACACGGTTTACAGTCCATTGCTAAATCCACCGGGCTTACAATCCTGGCTTCAATAGGCATTGGTCTGATTGGAGCAATTACGGTAGCACAGGGCATCGATATCAATTTGACAGCCGATGTTGAATCCACGGCTGCGAACATGCTTGAGGCTGAAAAAGCCCTGCACGCGAAAGCTTATCTGGGTGGCCTGGTGTTTTGCATTGAGGCGCTTGTTGCAGCAGGACTTTTCCTGTTGGTCCAACGTTATAACGTGATGTTGGCCCTGGCGAGCTTAATTGTTCACATAAGTGCCACTGTGCTGATGGGACTTGGGGCGGTGTTTGCGATGAACGCGGCGCAAGTGGCTGGTAACGAAGCCTACATCGCATTAGGCCACGATAGCCAGCTGCTACTGGCAAGCTTGCAAGCAACCTCCGATTATACATCTTTTCATCTGGGATTGGTTTTGGCGTCGTTTGCCAAAGCTGGATTCTTTTATCTGTTCCTGAAGTCAGGCCTTATCCCCAGATTGATCGCCGGCTGGGGCATCTTTGCCTCGCTCTTTGTTGGCATCACCATTGTTGCCCGCGATTTTATGCCGCTTCTCGGTAGCGGTACCATCACGGCTGCTTTTTTGGCCAGCAACCTAATCGCCATCCTGGCGCTGGGCGTGTATTTGGTAATGCGAGGTGTTAGGGTTAAAGGGGCCATTGAAAATAGAGTAGGGATGGGCGTGTAGCGATTTTACTCCATAATTTTTAGGGGATGCATATCGTGTATTCCTATACTGAACAGTTCGTCAAACGAATTGAAGGGCTATCTGGCTGAGTGGTGGACGGGTAGTTGGTTCTCTCACCTCTCGAGTTGTGCAACTCAAAAAGGCATAATAGGGATCTATGATATCTTTTCCAGGATGAGATGTATACGTTGAGATCAAGGATATTCATAGTCGAATGGTAACCAATTGCAAACACCGCTTGTCCAACCCCAATAGCCTGATCTGGAAATCTCTAAAGGATTGTTGGGGAATCCCAGTTCATTAAATGTTACCTGGCTGCTTAATAGTTTCACCGAAGAGCGGGTGTACTCACGATGTTTCGCCAACCTTAAGCCCATGCGTTTATAGTAGTCCGGAGGCATATACGCTTTTTTGTACATGACGTGCAAGAACTCACTAAACAGAAGTGTTCGCTCATGAGTTTGTTCAGATGGAATGAGGATTGAACTTGCATAAGCTGGGTCTTTTCCAAAATCCTCCATTGTAAATAGAAAATCATTTTCTGAGTATTTCCAGATATTGGCATGGAGTCTATACATTACGAAGCCACTTTTTTTGAGGCTACGATCGGCCAATGCCCTTAAGAAATGTTGCAGGCTTCCCTCAAAAGCTGAGACCCGGCGGTCTCGCCACCTTCTTTTTTCTCTTTGTTTTGAAGACTCCAATTCTTCAAAAAATGGTTCTCCATTAAAAGCAAACTCCGAGCCGGAGGCCCAGAAATCCTCTAATACATAAGTAAGCTGGTAACCGAGCGACTTATTTTCAACAATAATGGGTTCTAAGGCCGAGGCTGTTAGGAAGCCCGAAATCATGTCAATCCTGATAACATCAGGATTGACAATTTTGCACCCTCTACGATTTGGCGTTTCGCCAAGGAATCGTTTCTTGAACTCGGATAAGTTAAGATTCCATTTCTTACTCAGGCCCTCCCTTCGCTTTCCCTCAACTTTTCCTTCAATTGCCAATTCTTCCATTTCATAAATCTGCGGTGAAAGCTTGATTTCGAGGTGTATGGTTTTATCAGAGACTTCTACAGATTGAATATGGCGTTTATATCCGATCCGCATAACAACCAGTTTATATACTCCCGGCTGTGTGGCAGCGATAGCAAATTCGCCATTTTTACGAGATACGTCACCTTTGGTCGTGTTTGCCAAAAAAACGTGGACATCGCTTAGTGGTTTTTTTGATTCCTGATCAAATACGATTCCACTGACAGCGTTCGCCGTTTGCGCAGATACAGGTACAGCAAATAATAAGAGGGAAAAGACAAAAGCAATGATGCCGACAGCTTTCATAATAACCCCTACATTCTTTTGATAAATAAAATGAGTCGAGTTGTGACCATATGTAATCGCCAAAATTACTGGTGGCTGGCTTCACTGATCATTATGTAATTGTTTCCTCAGAAATTCCTTTTAGGGCATGCGGGTATATCAGTGTGCTAAGGTTTCGTTATAGACTTCCACCGTTAAGAAAGGCCATTCTGGCCAGATAACTTAACCTCAATCGATTTATAGATTTACTTTTTTGGACTGCAAAATAAGCCTGGTTTCTTTTACTCGGTTATTCATGGCCTCTTATGCAAAAACTATGATTTTAGGCATTGAAAACTTAAAAATCATAGATTCGTGTTTATATGCGCCGGCTGTCCCCTCTAGTGATAAATGCTCTTTATGCATGCATTTGTGCTTTGTTCAGCAAATCTTTATCCGAAAGCAGGAAACTTAGCATATGAGACAAATACAGCGGTAATCGTAATACGATTGTATACTCAACCAGACAATAATGTATGATCTATGATGCAGATTGGGTGCAAAGGCTATAGAGGACAAAGGCGTAAGATTAAAGGTATATGTTATTATAATCTGGATTGTACGAATGAATATTACGTATCCTGCGTGACTGGGCCGATCATGCGTTGCAGGAAAAAGAAGTGGCCATAACATGGACGCCTCACATGCCCATACTCATTCCTTGCTCTTTTTTCACTATTTATTGAGATCTAAACCACCTGCTTGTTCGTCAAAGGTTTAGTCTATCAATCGAAGGTGAGTTTCAGCAAAGCAATTGTAGATGCAGGAGCAAGCAGAAAAAGAGCGGTTGCTTTCCAGCCGCAGTGAAAAGACCTGGAAGAAGTGGGGACCGTATCTGTCGGAGCGGCAGTGGGGTACGGTGCGGGAGGACTACACGTACGATGGCGAATCCTGGAATTCTGTGTCGCACGACATGGCGCGGAGCTACGCCTATCGCTGGGGCGAAGACGGGATTGGTGGATTCTGTGACAGCAAGCAAATTCTGTGTATTGCGCCGGCGTTCTGGAACGGCAACGATCCCATCCTTAAAGAGCGACTTTTTGGTCTGACCAACCTCCAGGGCAATCACGGGGAAGACGTAAAAGAACTCTACTTCCACCTGGATTCCTCACCTACCCATTCGTATTGCAAATACCTATACAAATACCCGCAAACCAGCTACCCCTACAATGAGCTGGAAATAGAAAATCAGATCGGCAAAGAAAAGCCAGAATACGAAATCCTCGATACGCTCGCCTTTCGGGATAGCCGGTACTTCGATTGCTTTATTGAGTATGCAAAGGAAAGCCCGGAAGACATCCTGGTGAAAATCACGGTGCATAACCGTGGGCCACAGGCACATCCGATACATGTGCTGCCGCAGATCTGGTTCAGGAATTACTGGAAGCACAATCCGAAATACATCCGGCCCGTGATTGTTGAAATTGAGCCGGGCGTATTGGCGACAAAGTCTGAGCGCAACGGGGAATACAACGTGTACCATGAAGGCGGCATGGCGTTGTATTGTGAGAATGAAACCAACAACCAACGGCTCTACGGCATTGAGAGCGATACGCCGTATGTGAAAGATGGCATCAATAACCACGTGGTAGAAGGAGCGCCTACGGTTAATCCGGATGCACTGGGGACACGGGTGGCAATTTGGCACAAAGACGTATTGGAGCCCGGTGCCCACAGGATTTACAAAATGCGTTTGAGCAAGCGCAAAAAAGAAGACCCGTGGCACGACTTTGACGCCGTCTTTGACGCGCGTAAAGCAGAGACCGACGCATACTTTGCGTCACTCACGCCTTCGCGCCTCGATGATGAACGTAAAAAGCTACTGCGCGATGCCTTTGGTGGGTTGCTCTGGACCAAGCAGTTTTATTATTACGACGTTTTTAAGTGGTTCTTTGGCGACCCGGGCGTTAATGAACCCGTGCGCGGGCGGCAGCGGAATGTGCAGTGGCAGCACCTGATCAACCGCCATGTCATCACCATGCCTGACAAGTGGGAGTATCCATGGTATGCTGCGTGGGACCTTGCTTTCCATACCACCACCTTTGCCCGGGTAGATGCTGCTTTTGCCAAGCGTCAATTACACTTGATGCTGACGGATGATTACATGCATCCCAATGGGCAAATCCCTGCCTATGAGTGGAATTTCTCTGATGTGAATCCGCCCGTGCATTCCTGGGCCGTTTGGGAAGTTTTTCAGCAAGACAAAGCTGAAAACGGCGAAGCAGATTACAATTTTTTGGAGAAGTGTTACCTGAAGCTGCTGCTGAACTTTACGTGGTGGGTAAACCAGAAAGACAAAGACGGTGCTGCCCTTTTTGACGGCGGGTTTTTGGGACTGGATAACATTGGGGTATTTGACCGCAGTAAAATGCCGGCCGGCATCAAAAGTATGC contains:
- a CDS encoding carboxypeptidase-like regulatory domain-containing protein; protein product: MKAVGIIAFVFSLLLFAVPVSAQTANAVSGIVFDQESKKPLSDVHVFLANTTKGDVSRKNGEFAIAATQPGVYKLVVMRIGYKRHIQSVEVSDKTIHLEIKLSPQIYEMEELAIEGKVEGKRREGLSKKWNLNLSEFKKRFLGETPNRRGCKIVNPDVIRIDMISGFLTASALEPIIVENKSLGYQLTYVLEDFWASGSEFAFNGEPFFEELESSKQREKRRWRDRRVSAFEGSLQHFLRALADRSLKKSGFVMYRLHANIWKYSENDFLFTMEDFGKDPAYASSILIPSEQTHERTLLFSEFLHVMYKKAYMPPDYYKRMGLRLAKHREYTRSSVKLLSSQVTFNELGFPNNPLEISRSGYWGWTSGVCNWLPFDYEYP
- a CDS encoding DUF4386 domain-containing protein, whose amino-acid sequence is MLLEARSTATFFHQYLVDSEYAMNHSTHGLQSIAKSTGLTILASIGIGLIGAITVAQGIDINLTADVESTAANMLEAEKALHAKAYLGGLVFCIEALVAAGLFLLVQRYNVMLALASLIVHISATVLMGLGAVFAMNAAQVAGNEAYIALGHDSQLLLASLQATSDYTSFHLGLVLASFAKAGFFYLFLKSGLIPRLIAGWGIFASLFVGITIVARDFMPLLGSGTITAAFLASNLIAILALGVYLVMRGVRVKGAIENRVGMGV
- a CDS encoding glucosidase encodes the protein MQEQAEKERLLSSRSEKTWKKWGPYLSERQWGTVREDYTYDGESWNSVSHDMARSYAYRWGEDGIGGFCDSKQILCIAPAFWNGNDPILKERLFGLTNLQGNHGEDVKELYFHLDSSPTHSYCKYLYKYPQTSYPYNELEIENQIGKEKPEYEILDTLAFRDSRYFDCFIEYAKESPEDILVKITVHNRGPQAHPIHVLPQIWFRNYWKHNPKYIRPVIVEIEPGVLATKSERNGEYNVYHEGGMALYCENETNNQRLYGIESDTPYVKDGINNHVVEGAPTVNPDALGTRVAIWHKDVLEPGAHRIYKMRLSKRKKEDPWHDFDAVFDARKAETDAYFASLTPSRLDDERKKLLRDAFGGLLWTKQFYYYDVFKWFFGDPGVNEPVRGRQRNVQWQHLINRHVITMPDKWEYPWYAAWDLAFHTTTFARVDAAFAKRQLHLMLTDDYMHPNGQIPAYEWNFSDVNPPVHSWAVWEVFQQDKAENGEADYNFLEKCYLKLLLNFTWWVNQKDKDGAALFDGGFLGLDNIGVFDRSKMPAGIKSMQQADATSWMALFTLNMLRMSIELALHNPIYEESAAKFLRQFLNIGWSMHNIGGENVSLWDDEDAFYYDVVQLENGHASRLKVRSLVGIIPLFAVEVIHKDLIDQLKHFKSRAQGIIDTRPDLASLISRIERTNDDGYYLFSIMRGFRLEHVLKRLLDEDEFLSPYGIRSLSKYHAENPFVFEHYGQHKIAYVPGESNTDMFGGNSNWRGPIWFPINYLIIRSLLKFYEYYGPTYTYEFPTGSGNKLNLKEIARELTRRLLGLFERNAEGRYTYHGDDPMKLFAGDAHFRERHLFYEYFDGESGRGLGASHQTGWTALIANLLLEVDLDADAPRNG